The segment AGCTCGTCATCGATGCCCTGTCCGTTATCCCGTATTTCTAGCACAACCTCACCGTGCTCTTGAAAAGCAGATACCTGAATATAGGGCTCATTAGGTGAACTGAATTGTACGGCATTTTCGATCAGGTTTTCGAGAATGATTTTTACCATAGCAGGGTACGAACAGAATACATCGCTTAGCCGAACGTTGATTTGTGTTTTTATTCCTTTTTGCTGGATATCATCTTTAAAGCCCAGCAATACTTCGCTGATCATTTCCGTGAGGAAAACTTCCTTATAAACGAGTTGCTGTGCACCTACATCACTTATCGATTGTAATTTCACCAACATGCGGTCAAGCGTGTGCGCAGTTTCATTTACTTTAGCAAAAAGTTCTAAAGCATTTTGATCCTTCACCGTTATCTTGGCCACTTCGGACAAGCCCATAAATGTGGTGAGCGGACGCCTGAAATCGTGCGATGACCGGTAGAAGAATGTATCCAGTTCTTTATATGCTTCTTTGAGTTTGTTGGTACGCTCATTTATTTTTTCTTCCAGGCCAACATTAATTTCGTTTATGGTTTGATTGGCCTCCATTAACTCCTCCGATTGGGCCTGAATCTCCTCGTTCTTTTCACTGATTTCGCGGTTCAAGCGAACCAATATCCCGTTGGCATCAACCAACTCTTCAGTTTGTGTTTGTATTTCTTCTTTCTGCTCAAGTATTTCAAAATTTGCTTTTTGTAGTCGTTTGTTTAACAGGAAAATATTGAAAGCAAAAACCGAAACCAAAACAAGGCCCAGCAGTGCGGAGCCAATGATAATATTTTGTGCACGGATACGTGATTGTTGCAAGGCCATCTTATTTCCCTGCAATTCCTTCTCCTGGTTTAGTAATTTAATTTGTTGCTCCTTTTGTTCAACCCGGTAAAGTGCCTCCAGTTCGGCCAGCTTGGTAGCGCTGGCCTGCGTGTATACGCTATCGTCATACTGTTGAAATAGTTTCAGGTATTCAAAGGCCTTCTTAAAATCACCTTTTGCTTCATAAAGCTGGCTGTAGTACCGGAAATTGTTGCGCTTAAGCAGCAACGAAGAGGCTTTGCCGGCATTGACAGCCGCCAGGTTTAAGTATTGTTCGGCCTCATCCAACCGTTTCATTTTTATGAGCAGGGCAGCCAACTGGTTATACGTTATCCCAACATTAACCAGATCCGGGTTATTTTCCTCGACTGCTTTGGATTCATACAGTAAGTTGAGTGCCTGTTGAAAACGTCCTTGCGCTTCGTAAACCAGGGAAAGGTTAAAGATTGATGCCGCCACCCCGCTAACATGACCGATTGCCTTACGCATGGAGATTGCAGTATTTAAATCCTGTATGGCCTGGGCATATTTCTTTTGTTGGTAGTATACTAACCCACGTATGTTGTAACAATTCGAAACACCATACCTATCACCGATTGCTTCACGTAATGCAAGCGATCGGTTCAAATAATTAAGGGCCAGATCAAAATTAAACTGCT is part of the Cyclobacteriaceae bacterium genome and harbors:
- a CDS encoding tetratricopeptide repeat protein → MPDSEKRVDLLNALAFELYDHSDSMAQAYAEQALSLSQRINYPKGLKDANTLVGLGWISKGNYKLAFRYLRLAERIEVKNAPELDAYNYTLMGNIYRDISQYDSAIFFYNKVLGFEQGKLSDNTLATVLKNLGYLYSILWRNDEALKVLHQAESLVAGTHDLYLLGEIYSTLGVVYENITEFEKADAYFKKFCSQLTPGTNYFHLIKCELRQAELLLRQALYSEALSHCFNAFTLLEHYEYPPQTAEVYTLTGEVYAELGQYDLASRYYFQALKITEQLGLKRTTARLYAELGWVYKEQFNFDLALNYLNRSLALREAIGDRYGVSNCYNIRGLVYYQQKKYAQAIQDLNTAISMRKAIGHVSGVAASIFNLSLVYEAQGRFQQALNLLYESKAVEENNPDLVNVGITYNQLAALLIKMKRLDEAEQYLNLAAVNAGKASSLLLKRNNFRYYSQLYEAKGDFKKAFEYLKLFQQYDDSVYTQASATKLAELEALYRVEQKEQQIKLLNQEKELQGNKMALQQSRIRAQNIIIGSALLGLVLVSVFAFNIFLLNKRLQKANFEILEQKEEIQTQTEELVDANGILVRLNREISEKNEEIQAQSEELMEANQTINEINVGLEEKINERTNKLKEAYKELDTFFYRSSHDFRRPLTTFMGLSEVAKITVKDQNALELFAKVNETAHTLDRMLVKLQSISDVGAQQLVYKEVFLTEMISEVLLGFKDDIQQKGIKTQINVRLSDVFCSYPAMVKIILENLIENAVQFSSPNEPYIQVSAFQEHGEVVLEIRDNGQGIDDELKDRIFDMYFRGTERSKGNGLGLYIVRKAVEKLNGTVTWSGKQYAGTTFIVRLPMSAPVHS